Genomic segment of Harmonia axyridis chromosome 6, icHarAxyr1.1, whole genome shotgun sequence:
atactaaacaTAGCACCATAGATAAGTAGGGCACTGGTTGGTTAGTGTTCTGTGGTTAGCACTTTTACTAATATTTTGTGATCTCAACCATAAAATGTATAATAGTTATATTTTGTCGTAGTACTACAAGCTAAATATATTGGCGTCTAGGTCTAGGTCGAGCCAtatgaaatcttcaaattcGATGACATTGAAAAAGCgctctttttgaaatatataggcAGATAAAATTGAAGACTAAAAGTCAGTGTTGCCAATGCGACTCCACTACCGAATTCTATGTCAAAAAATCCGcgacatctgaaaaaaaattcgctAGTTCATAGAACcttaaattatttagaaaaactaaaaaaattggatatttttcaCACGCTCATGTTAAAGAAAACATTCGACTGGCTTTTTCTGATTTACAACGAATATATAAGCCCAATATTATGTTTAACAATATTTGCAATACATAGACTTAtaataacattattattataggtctatggttcATAGATGGCTTGTTTTTATCACAGATTTCTGTTTTTATCATTGaactaataatattttcattaattctaTGGTTTTTATTAAGTAAAAACAccaaaatggaatttttttttcgcgtCCATTTGGGCAGATATCATTCAATTAATATCCTTGGATTGAGGGTGATGGATAGACAATAGAGAAGATATACAAGAATTGGCATATTCTCacttcaattgaataaaatcaTCTAACAGAGTCCGAATCCATAACCCATTATTGGAATCAAAAACGAACCAAACAGACTTTCAAGTAATAAGCTATTTCCAAACCTTCTTCTCCAAACGCTTAGGGAGAAATATGTACTCAATATTTATGCAacatatatttcataaattctacatggaaaaataattattacaaGTATAACTCAACAGTAACAGGAATTTGGAACAAGATTTTGATcacataataatttcaagattcAATAATAACCATTTATCCATTCGATTTGTTTTGGTGGTTTCAAAGTATCTAATAGATCATCGGTTGAAATGAAATCTGTGATCATTTCTACAGAACTACGATCCAAAGTGCCTCTAAAAATATGCATCAAATGTTCAATAACTACAACTTCTGCTTGATACCTTCTCAAACCCAGTTTGTACATATAATTCAACATCTGGCCGTAAATAGGAAACTGAGTTGTATCGAAACCAGACATCAAAACTCTCAATTCCTTATTGCGGCAGAATTTCGCAATCTGTCTCTCACTTCCTATCAATACAGATAAAAGAGAACAAGACAGGTGAGGAGCAACTTTCGTGCCAATTAAGGCTAACAATTCCTTCATACAAGACTCCTCGAACAGAACAAATTGTCTATTCGAAAGAATAGAAGTTAATTGCTGCTCTTTTAATTGCAATTTTCCGCCAGTATAATTCATGAGAATGTGTTGCAACATTGTGAATGCCTCAACTCCTCCATGGTTCTGTAAAATCCCCATAAAAGTTTGGCCACTTTTGTTACGTACATTGGGATCTGCCCCTcttttcattagaaaaattatgaaagctGGAGGGTGAATGAGGTAATAAGCTATATGGTGGAGTTTAGTATCACCATCATTATCTTGAACATTCAAACAAGCAccatatttcaataataattctacCAGCTTGACAGTATTGAAGGCATCATAACCAGTTGCTAGATAATGCAAAGGAGTTCTACCCCTTTCGTCTACGGCATTTGGATCAGATCCAGCACTCAACAAAAGTCCACACACCTCTAAATGGTTGTGATCCGAACAAGAAGCACAAACAACATGAAGTAAAGTTTCACTCGAGTAATTTCTGGAATTTACATTGGCACCATATTCAATCAGTTTCCTCATTTGCTGTATCTTGCCAAATCGCACAGCATGGAACAACGCAGTTTCTCCACCTACATCTCTTGCTTCTAAGTTGGCTCCGTGCTCTATAAGGATTCTAGTTACCTCTACATCATCCCTCAAAGATGCCAAGTGTAGAGGTGTTAACATAGGAAGGGTTTTAGAATTGACATCAGGTTTTTTCCCCAACACATAGTTGAGGACGTCTTTACAACCTTTCTGGACTGCCAGATGAAGTGCGGTACTTTGAAACAAGACGTCCAAAGGAAAATTTATGTTCACATAGTGCAGGAATGTTTTGAACAAACTTGAATCTGAAAAGAGAGAAGATTCTTTTTGATTTTATAATCATAAAATGttgaatcatatcaaatatAGTTTTCTGTTCATTTAACTTTACTAGAATTAGCTGTGTTCTCAATAAACCCATAAATTTTTACAACAAATTAATACTCATCTACATACGGTTTTTGTTTCTATTACAAAAAACCTTATGGGtttgaatattaaatattaACAAAGTTGGTAACTTTTTTAGTGATCATCCTTCTTGTGTAGATGATTAGCGATACTTCAGTTGCTTTCCGCATCATCATCTATAACGCCAACATCAAATTTtcctttccatgaaaatatGCATTTAATTATATGTATAGCGCCATCTACGGAAGGTAAATAAAGTTCCGCCAATCCTGAGTTCGCGTCGCCTTAATTATCTTTTTGGAACTTAAGGTATTCgttaattatttcttttttcaacaTATAGTTTTCTCTCCAAATtacgttaaaaaaaattatatttttttcaaaattatgaaaaacctTTTATATTGATGATTTGAAAATGTGCTATAGTCGTTCATATATTCTGAATAATACCTTTGTAGAAAATCCTATTCGATTTgattatttttggaaaaaccaaattaattaaaaaactacCAATAACATGAGCCAATACCTTGTCATATATCAGTTTTCACAATTCCATTTTGGTTCTTCAGAAACGCTGAAATGATAAACTAACATTTGAATCCTTAAGAGAAACTTACCCTCACACTTTGCAActttttggataattgttgttcCACTCTGGCAAAGTTGTAACGGATCTGCTCCATATTTTAAAAGGAGCTTCATCACCAATTTATCCCTTGGACTGCAAACACCATGTTCACTTTTATTGGACAACAATTCTAGAGCGCTTCTCCcccatatattttttatgtccACATGGAATTCCGTAAAAACACATATGAATTCCAAAAAGTAAAATATAACTTCGACTGACCAGATATTCACAATGTGGTTGATAGTTTGATCTTTTGACAATTTTTTAAAGCCGATATCCATTATTCTCAAGTATGCGTTGAATATTGTACTAAATTTGGCaattattcttttttcaaatttcattcaataaagaaAAACGCTCAATCCATATGGTAAACTCGAATACTAGAAGACCCTATGAGGAATTCATTTTAAAACTGTTATTtctaattgattgaaatttatttgtaaTGGAAATTCAACTACGAGAAAGTTAATGTAGTTTAAATCGAAAACAAACATTAAAATGTGATTAAAATCCAATATGCATAATTAGAATATGCAATATGCGTAATATTATAAACGGAAAATTATCCGACGAACAAAGTAATTACAGAAAtaccgaaataaaaaattgatattaaatattcaatttgacCGCTTTTTCCCCTTCTACCGACGAAGCATCGAGTAAGTTCAATCACAGAATATTTCTCTCTATTCGAATCTGTGGTTTTCCGAGAATTTGTCGCAACCACAGAATgttaatgaattttgaaaaaatcctgTGGTTTTTTGGGAAGATTGTTGAATATAGTGCATCTAACAAAACACACTTTATAAATGATACATTGCCGGTAcgtgttgaaataaatatactgCATTTATCATTATAATTCGAGAGATTTCTATTCATATAATACACTTCTAAATGAGAAAAACTCTTACCAGAATAagtataagaaaatattgagatTGGAGATTTTTCCAATTCCTGCATTCTTGTCTAGCAGGTCTGtaaaaactaaatgaaaatcAATTTACATTTTAAAAAATCCAGAAAATATCACATGTAAATCTTTACCTACGTGTAAAAACTAAATAATTCCATTATCgttcttttttcaataattccacaCTCACAAGTTAC
This window contains:
- the LOC123682184 gene encoding ankyrin-1-like isoform X1, with the translated sequence MKFEKRIIAKFSTIFNAYLRIMDIGFKKLSKDQTINHIVNIWSVEVIFYFLEFICVFTEFHVDIKNIWGRSALELLSNKSEHGVCSPRDKLVMKLLLKYGADPLQLCQSGTTIIQKVAKCEDSSLFKTFLHYVNINFPLDVLFQSTALHLAVQKGCKDVLNYVLGKKPDVNSKTLPMLTPLHLASLRDDVEVTRILIEHGANLEARDVGGETALFHAVRFGKIQQMRKLIEYGANVNSRNYSSETLLHVVCASCSDHNHLEVCGLLLSAGSDPNAVDERGRTPLHYLATGYDAFNTVKLVELLLKYGACLNVQDNDGDTKLHHIAYYLIHPPAFIIFLMKRGADPNVRNKSGQTFMGILQNHGGVEAFTMLQHILMNYTGGKLQLKEQQLTSILSNRQFVLFEESCMKELLALIGTKVAPHLSCSLLSVLIGSERQIAKFCRNKELRVLMSGFDTTQFPIYGQMLNYMYKLGLRRYQAEVVVIEHLMHIFRGTLDRSSVEMITDFISTDDLLDTLKPPKQIEWINGYY
- the LOC123682184 gene encoding ankyrin-1-like isoform X2, with the protein product MKFEKRIIAKFSTIFNAYLRIMDIGFKKLSKDQTINHIVNIWSVEVIFYFLEFICVFTEFHVDIKNIWGRSALELLSNKSEHGVCSPRDKLVMKLLLKYGADPLQLCQSGTTIIQKVAKCEDSSLFKTFLHYVNINFPLDVLFQSTALHLAVQKGCKDVLNYVLGKKPDVNSKTLPMLTPLHLASLRDDVEVTRILIEHGANLEARDVGGETALFHAVRFGKIQQMRKLIEYGANVNSRNYSSETLLHVVCASCSDHNHLEVCGLLLSAGSDPNAVDERGRTPLHYLATGYDAFNTVKLVELLLKYGACLNVQDNDGDTKLHHIAYYLIHPPAFIIFLMKRGADPNVRNKSGQTFMGILQNHGGVEAFTMLQHILMNYTGGKLQLKEQQLTSILSNRQFVLFEESCMKELLALIGTKVAPHLSCSLLSVLIGSERQIAKFCRNSVSYLRPDVELYVQTGFEKVSSRSCSY